A genomic segment from Triticum dicoccoides isolate Atlit2015 ecotype Zavitan chromosome 1A, WEW_v2.0, whole genome shotgun sequence encodes:
- the LOC119286707 gene encoding uncharacterized protein LOC119286707 has translation MSWLTRSIAATLSGEPDPDSDASESEASSASRPAAEGSSPRDPEDEEPEEPITPSRGVKDDISELTETLTRRLWGVASFLAPPPPPPEPESSSPRAAPAEADDGEGGDVDVDGDGIAGIRSDLAEIGGRVRSGISMLQSNLAVAEISKIASSLLPFGEEEPDEGEPVAGGTEEVLVFVKHISTRPETWLDFPLFISERYADDFELSNAQYVHALSMEHLVPSLSDLKVQICSTDMSEACFWKIYFVLLHSKLNKQDAELLSTPQILEAREELLQSLQAKNKRGSETTRESSENANESSAPAEEKVIEPSIIQDKEVSISEVRSFEEPTSDITPEIEPEKFPVSTTEVEIIDKSVIEEELLSVKDKIRAPLVQSRLHADTDEDEVDEWPDNDSTEEPEAVAAASNRASLGREEDVSFSDLEDDDDDDDGNKGSGK, from the exons ATGTCGTGGCTCACGCGCTCCATCGCGGCCACGCTCTCCGGCGAGCCCGACCCCGACTCCGACGCCTCCGAATCCGAGGCCTCCTCCGCCAGCAGGCCGGCCGCGGAGGGGTCCTCGCCGCGCGATCCCGAGGACGAGGAGCCCGAGGAGCCCATCACCCCGAGCCGCGGCGTCAAGGACGACATCTCCGAGCTCACCGAGACCCTCACCCGCCGCCTGTGGGGCGTGGCGTCCTTCCTCGccccaccgccgcccccgccggaGCCGGAGTCCTCGTCCCCGCGCGCCGCTCCTGCGGAGGCGGACGACGGAGAGGGGGGCGATGTGGACGTGGACGGGGACGGGATCGCGGGGATCCGGAGCGATCTGGCGGAGATCGGGGGCAGGGTGAGGAGCGGCATCTCCATGCTGCAGAGCAACCTGGCCGTGGCGGAGATCTCCAAGATCGCGTCCTCGCTCCTGCCGTTCGGGGAGGAGGAGCCCGACGAAGGGGAGCCCGTCGCCGGCGGGACCGAGGAGGTGCTGGTCTTCGTGAAGCACATCTCGACGCGGCCTGAGACGTGGCTCGATTTCCCCCTCTTCATCAGCGAGCGTTATGCAGACG ATTTTGAACTGTCGAATGCTCAGTATGTGCATGCACTATCCATGGAACACCTTGTGCCAAGCTTATCAGATTTAAAGGTTCAGATTTGCTCCACTGATATGAGTGAAGCATGTTTCTGGAAGATATATTTTGTGCTTCTGCACTCAAAACTGAACAAACAAGATGCCGAACTTCTTTCAACACCACAG ATCCTAGAAGCAAGGGAGGAGCTGCTGCAAAGCTTACAGGCTAAGAATAAGCGAGGATCTGAAACTACCAGAGAATCATCAGAGAATGCGAATGAATCCTCTGCCCCAGCTGAAGAGAAGGTGATAGAACCTTCAATCATCCAAGACAAAGAAGTCTCCATATCAGAGGTCCGTTCGTTTGAAGAACCCACCTCCGACATCACGCCAGAAATCGAGCCCGAGAAGTTCCCAGTGTCAACCACCGAAGTGGAAATCATCGACAAGTCAGTGATCGAAGAAGAGCTGTTGTCAGTGAAAGATAAAATCAGGGCCCCACTCGTCCAGTCCAGACTCCACGCCGACACCGATGAAGACGAAGTGGACGAATGGCCTGACAATGACTCAACCGAGGAGCCCGAGGCGGTAGCGGCAGCAAGCAACAGGGCTTCGCTGGGGCGGGAGGAGGACGTGTCGTTCAGCGACctggaagacgacgacgacgacgatgacggcaATAAAGGGTCGGGCAAGTAG